AGGCAAGTGGACGTCAACAACGCTTTCTTGAATGGAGATTTACATGAAGAAATATACATGACACAGCCACCTGGGTTTGAACAGCACAATGGTGGTGGGGAACCACTTGTTTGTAGGCTACGCAAGGCACTCTATGGCCTTAAACAAGCTCCTCGAGCTTGGTTTCATAAGTTGAAGGATTTTTTGTTAAACACGAGGTTTGTAGCTTCTAAAGCTGACAACTCACTGTTCATTCGACAAACAGGCACTCAGTTCCTTTACGTGCTTGTCTATGTCGATGATATTATAGTCACAAGAACCGACTTCGGGTGATATTGAGGATTTTGTCAAAACTCTACATGATACTTTCTCTTTGAAAGATTTGGGACGATTAAGCTACTTCCTTGGTATTGAGGTTACTCGACGTCTCATGGTGTCTTCTTGAGTCAAAAGAAATATATTCTTGACTTAATACAACGTGCCTCCATGGCCAAATCAAAGCCATCCCCCACTCCAATGGTGACTTCATGTAAACTTTCTGCTCATGAAAGAACTCCTGTTGAAGATGAGCGTCTGTTGAAGTGTGGTAGGTGCTTTGCAATATGTGGTCATAACAAGACGATATTGCATTTTCATCAACAAGGCTTGTCGGTTTATGCACAGGCCGTTGGATACTCATTACAAAGCTGTGAAAAGGATTCTGCGATACCTGCAAGGAACATTGGATTTTGGCTTATGTTTTACTCGAACCTCGAAATTGCTCCTAGAGGGTTATTCCGATGCAAGTTGGGCATCCGATGTTGATGATCACAGGTCGACTTCAGGTTTTTGTGTTTTTCTGGGAGGAAATCCGATTTCTTGGAGTAGTAGGAAGCAATCTGTTGTATCATGTTCCACCGCAGAGGCAGAATATAGGAGTTTGGCTCAGGTCACGGCTGAAATTGTGTGGGTTCAGTCTCTACTATCTGAACTTGGTATTGAGGTTACTCATAAAGCCTTACTCTGGTGTGATAGCTCAGCTGCAGTTGCTGTAGCAAACAATCCTGTGATGCATTCCAAGTTTAAACATGTggagttaaatttattttttgtgaGAGAACGGGTTGCGAATGGCTCTTTTCAAGTTGGACATATATCGGGTCAAGATCAAGCTGCAGACATTTTGACTAAGCCTCTGTCCATTGGCTTATTTGATAAGTTTCGGCGCAAACTTCGGGTTTTGTCCAAAGAAGATGGAAATTTACCAGGGAGAAGAAGTTGATCGGGGAATGTTAtgatatatgtaaataataaagagTTAAGTAGTATTAGTTAAGGGTTAGTTAGTCTGTTATAACAGTTAGTATTAGTTAAGGGTTAGTTAAGAGTTACTCCACTGTATTAAATAGACTACTGATTGATTGTTCTCGTATGGTAATAAAAATGCAATTCATTCTATCTTCAAGCTGAGTATCTTGACATAATGTAGTTGTAATCCAAAGCTTTAGGCTGAGATTTTCCTTCAACACTGTGTATCTCCAAAAGGTTGTATGGCTCTCATGGCTGGTCGTTGTCATTAACTCTTTGATTAGACAAAGTATAGAATAACGAATATAAAATTAACACGAAAAAAAGAGAgagtaaataattaattttaattagataATAATGATAGTTAAAAATGTAGAAAGGATGAAGCAAGGTGAATCATTTAGAAACCGATATTTTTATCATGGAAAAAACAACAAAATATAATTTCTCTTTCGTTTTTCATTCTTGCACTTTCTCATCAaccaaacaacaaaaataaaacattaaaaaaattgaattaatttggAGCAAAAACACATGCACGAATATCACATGTacaaatttaaacaaaaaaattccaaatataaaagtctgtcgaaaccatttttttgaaaacgagAATCGACTtagtttgaaaacaaaaattaaaacgggagtcgccaccgatctttatttggtgtgatcggatcacctttattttaataaaacaattttagtttactaaaacggcATTTTAGTCTACGAATTTCAAGAGAACaagttcgagagtcggttacgtgtgaggaaggattagcGCCCCCGACACGcctaaaaattggtaccgaattgattagttagtgtcttaatgtcaaaaattgaaaatcgaAAATGAATTTGAAATATGATCTTTTCTATTgatattgattttaaaatttttgaattagcttaaatcaattgtttaaagatttccttatctcgagatatcggagtatcacatctcgtaagttaggacacaataccatgaactcCCGAGCATAATGTCGTCTATAATTTTAATTGGAAATCCAtgtattttaaaactcaaaaggatatttggctatttagaatcAACGAGGGAACCGAAACcctgtaagttagggcacaattcctcgatgTTCCAAAACGCAAAACATTACCTTATTTTGAAATCCTCTTTTTGAAAAAATAACGAGTATGGTATTTTACAACGTACATTTATTTTGTTCAAAATGAAATAAAGCGATCTAAGTCGGATAAATATGTTGGGGGTTTAATATATGATATGATTTAAACTAGGTAAAACAAAGATATAACGTAGAGCATGTAATAATAATACGATATTATACAAGCGAATGGCAataatatgtaaatatgaatgaACAAATTATAATACTCAATAGCAAAAACCCCATAACACATATTACTCGGATACCATCAATAATAATcaaaagaatgaaataaataacataaagccatttaaaataaataacaaaacaattttaaataagtaatgcataaaaaataaattaaaaaagtaGATATTATAAAAAACAATTTAAAGGGAATAGTATAATATAATCTAGAATAATTAATacacaaaacaatttaaaaatacaaCTTAAAACGAATAATATGTATAACAGTTTAGAAGAAAACATAGAATATCTAAAATAAACATTATAtggaaaacaaattttaaaaaaaaaaagtatatataatatataaaaagtgtatgaaataatttaatataaataatatatatatgaaatcctAAAGTAAATAATGATGAAGGTTTGTAATAAAtaatgaaagaatttaaaattattcacatatataaaatagtataacaaaataatatataaaaacgtaaaatagataatatataaaatggttTGAcgtaaataacatataaaaataatcagaataaataatatgaaaagagaaatttgaaataaataacattataaaaaacattttaaatagaaagacatatgtatataaataatcctaaataatatataaaatttaaagtatataaatagtttcaaaataaataatatgtcaaGACAGATTTAAAAGAAACACCATATACGTAGAATAATTTTAAGTAAATAGTCATGaacaattttatataataaaacaatttgCAATAAATTATATGAGCACAACTTAAAATATATGAAGCAAATTTGAAAGGAATAGGCAGTTTATGATGAAGTAATGTAAAAAGAACAATGAAGCGATAAATACattaacaaacaaacaaacaaacattaactaaattggtttaataatacaatcataataacgttaataaaataaataattcaacACTTATAATGATGAAGATATGAATGAAATGAGTAATTTATGaaagaaagtaaaaaaaatgaataaatgatgaatgaataaataataaaataataatacaaaggCAAATGAAAATTGaaagtaaataaaagagttaTGAAATGATTCTAATTACATAAACTAGTAATGTTCATTGATGAATAAATAGACCATAGGCATATATAAACCAATAAATAGATGTACGAATAAATAAATTAGGACTAAGTTGAAATTTAATTAAAAGTTAAGGTAAAAATAGTAAGTAATGAAAAGAAGGCCAACAAGGACTGAAATGAGTCAAGCTGAAACGAGGAGAGACTATCTGGGAAATATTCCCAGCCTTTATGCACATCATTTCAGCAGGGACTCAAATGTAATCAGAAGAAAATTATGCGGCcagatttataaaaaataataaagtgGATGAGGGGACCAAATTGTGACGCGCACAAAGGTAGAAGGACCTCACGCACAAATATCCCAATAATgggaaacacgcggatcctggtgCCCCATGTGGGTCGGGTCGGATTGGATTGGccccccaaaacgacgccgttttgggcgTATGGGGGGCCTAATGAAACTACGTCGTTTCGACGTTATATTTAAAcccctccttttttttttaatcctCATTTCTGCCCTCTTTTCATAAAAAAAACTAAAGGAACCTTTAATCTCTCCCCTCTCTTCCCCATGCCGACGATCGGGTTTCTTCGTCGCACCACCGCACCACCACCGTATCCGGTGGCCGGTGATGCGCAAAAAGGGGCTTTTAGCCTGCTTCAAACGGATCCAAAGCAAGGCTCTCCAAAATCCGAAGAAAAACGAAAGAAAAGGCTTCTCCCCTTCCCTTTTAGATCCGATCTAGACGAATGAGAAGAGTCTTTCGACGGTGTGACCGTGGGTTCTCCGGTAAggttcttccttttctttttgtgttcaaaagcaaaaataaaataaaataaaacgaaaatttgaaaataaaaagatcAACCTTTTTCTTGCTTTTGTTCTTTTATTTCTTAAATGTGCGTGTCCCAAAAAAAACTACAAATGGATGTTTCGACTTTTATAACCGAATTACATAGattcattttttgtttttttcttcttgtctgctattttttcttcttcgttTCTTGTGTTTCGCGTGCTAGGTGAAAGGCCGATGGTTGGTGCCCCAAGCGGTGGTGGTGGCGCGCGTGATGGCCAAGGGCAGAGGGGGGAGTGGCGGCTAAACTttggtggctagggttagggtggctgctgaaaaaaaatttaagatagtGGACTGACTTGAGCTTTAGGGTTTTAGGTTATTGAGTTTATTTTGGGCTAAAATCTGggtattgggttttaattaaattttgttttaattttgggtCATGGactatttttttgtttatttgatttGGGTTCTTTTAGGCCGAAATTGGCTATTACAAAGTCAATTTGTTCTCTTCTTTTACTTCCTATCCTTTCTTCCTATCTCTACAACCAAACATACAAAAAAAATCACCTAATTTATTCGGAGGATCAATAACATGCATGCGGAAAGCTTTCGATTTCAGCTCTTTTAAACTATATTTCCTTTTTGCAGATTTTATAAAAACaagaaggaattttgaaagacgaatgaaatcgaagagaaagcttagcaaacaaaaaaaaaaaaaacgaaaaggAAACCTTTATTTCGAAAATTTCAGACGTGAATCTTCGAATCTCCCACCAATTTCGCAAAAAAATTGCagcaattttgaaaaaaataataatgagaATTTGCTGCAAATAATTAAAAGAAGAACAAAAATTATGGATAGATTAGAGAGGAAAAGAAGTAGAGCGGGTTACGCGGGGAAATGGTGAAACACTGAACACAAAAAGGcataaatataaatttgaattagGACCGTCGGATTTGTGAATCACGTGGTTTTTAAGTGATGGTTTTAATGTAAGACTCTGTGCAGCGGAATATGGTGGTTAAGATATAGAAATTAATAACGGTGTTCAATTTGTTAAAAAACGGTTTTGTTAAAAAGGGCAAACTTCTATCAATTttattaaactattagtaaatttagatgtaatcattaaactttaataaattacaaaataatcattgaattatttgaaagtttttatttaaatcgctgaactatttgaaaattttatttaaatcactgggatgataagtttttttttttttttttaagtttggcTAGTGAGCTCTAAGCGATGATTTGATGATCAATACGGTAGATTAGTTCCCATCGACAAGTAGAAAAAAATATCTTAGATCCGAGCTGATCTGACAATCAAGTCGGAGATCGGAGAAtaaaattatttagattttaattaataGATTTGTGATGTTAAATATTGTTTTATAAACAGAGAGGACTATATAGTAGCGATTTTAATAgcccaatgacttaaatgaaaactttcgaatagttcaatgaccattttataactgtttaaaattgagtgaccaaaacgTAAACTTATTTATCGTTTAGTGACCATGGGcgtactttactcaaataaaaaATTTGCAAATAAGATCAAAATAAGTGCCTTgtttattttttagatttaaaaatcTTATCAATGGAGTTAAAAAGTTCAGGTATATTGTGAAGTTAAAAAGCTCCATTAATGTCGATTAATTTGAGTCTTAGTTGGCTTCGGCATTATTTTAGTATAGGAGAATGTGGATTCGAGCGTAATAAAATACATTTATCCATCTATTTAAGGGAGGGGTTAAAAATAATTCTAAgcctaataaaaaaaataaaataaatattcatgcATGGCATTCTTCATTGAGCAATTTGTGATATCTATATATATTTGATACATTTTTATACCATTAAAAGGCACTTTTAAGTCTAAGCAAACAATTATCATTCACTAAACCATTGAGTAAACTTAAGTTTGAAGCAGTAATTTCTTGTGAACATTTAAAAGAAGGAATGAACAAAAGAGTCAAAAAAGTAAAAACACCCAATATTTATatttgaaccaaaattataagTTGAACTCCCACTTAATAATCTAGAATTTGATTTATAGTTATATATAGATAAAATAGCTATTATTCAAGAACACCTATGATCATATATTGAAAATTTGAGTCGATTGTTTTTTCAGCAAAATATATGTTTTAAGAGACTcactttaaaatatataaatttgttAAGTTGATCAGTATGCCTTTTATACATTATATCTCTATTAGAGGATAACTTTAAAATCTTTTATTTCCCTCTTTTAAACTCTTACCTTTATTGACTTTCAACATAGTCGTATGAATCATCGTCTTTTCAAATATGTATTAATATGTTCGAATTATGTAAACTGTAATATTtttgtgaattaaatgaaaatcATTCAAAGTTAGACATGAGgtaaaacaaaataaaccaaaCAAGAATTCTTATCCTAATTTTTTCACTGATAATTACTAGGaaaaacaaataatttatatataacagCGTTGTAAATTAAAATATCGAAACTTGCATTAATTGGTTTCTTTACTTGATATGTTTAGGTGTATTCGATATTTATTATCTTGGTAAAAATATTACAAAACTCCCTGTATAAGGTTAAGAAGCCCTTTTAACttgtttcttgaaaaattaataaattagtcATTATATGTTAGATGAGTGAATAAAGTAGCCCTCCcattaaaatttggtatttatatataatgaataataacaaattttaatataaaaatttattcaatttttattaaaatattttaaaatataattatttatataaaattttcaattaactcTTACAATCTTCcacgatttttaattttttaaaacttttacagtaatttactatttgattacagttttttaaaattctaacaattatttaattttaaacaattatatatatttatgttttatatttttaaatatttttagggTTTTATTCCAAATGATTACATCATCATGAGGTCAACATATGCTATGTTCCAATTTATCAGTAGTTAGATGTCTCAGTCGGTTTTTTATTAACATCCAAGAATTGAACCGGGCTGGAGGTGGTTTAGCAGAAGAAGCGGGGATGTGATTTAAGATTCTATGATTGGATTACTCTGATGAATACATAGAAAAAAGAAATCGTCAAATGGGAGTTAAATTCAAGGAAAGTTTTGTATATACAATGAATGTTAGACTTGCAATGTAGATGTACTGATAAAATTCTTTAAATGGTGAACATTCCAAGGTTTTGTAAAGTTAGCTGTAAGAATCCAGCTACCATTAAAGAATATCCAGCCTTTTAGATGATAATCACTAGGGAAACAATGGTGTATAAATGAAGAACTTGATGTTCTCCAATGGAAAATTTTTCAGCTTTTTTCCCCCCCTCTTTCATATACTGTAATTATATCTTTCTTCCATGGTGTATAAATCTTTATAGGGTCTACCATAGCAGAAAAAAAGAAGAGATGAAAACACTTTATACATGGCCGAAACTTGCCACCTTGTGCTGCATTTATTGCTTCTTTTTTATTGCCTTTGCTTTTGCTGCTCCTTCACCAGATGTTGCAGGTTAAATTTCTCTTTTTACTCTTTTTACTGTAACCTATGTGTTCGTTTTTttgtttaaatgaaaattttgaccTTCTGTTTTGGTCCTGGATTTAAGCTTTGCTTTGATGATTTGATAAAAGATGTTGGGTTATGATAATTGATCTGTAGACATTAGAAATTGGATCCAAATTTATTGAATGCTATCTCTTAAATGTTGATATCATGAATAAATTTTGGCTTCTGAGTTTCCCATAGTTTCAAGAGAACAATTTAAGTCTACTGCCAATTTTCTGCGAAGTGCACTCATTTGTGTGTTGCGACATATTAATCACAATCTGATTCAGATTGTTGGGCATGAACATATGATAAAAAATCATAAGCCAAAATTGTCTTATTTGGGTCACAAATCCTCAAAGTGTTGTCACCTTTAAGTGCACTTTTAAAGTTTTGATAGAAGTTGTAGATGGTAGAATCCAAAATTATAGGTCTAGGGATATAGATAGAAGTTGTAGATAGTAGAATCCCAAATTAAACTTGTCAAATGCCACTTTAAGGTGGCTCATGAATCATTTGAGTTAAAATTGAGATTCATCTAGTTTTTAGATAATAAATTAGGGtttcttaaatcttcttttttttttttttttgcttttaaataaaagaaattagaGTCTACTGACATGAAAAGAAGTAGTAGATGCTAGGATTCAAACCTAAATTTGTTGAATGCCACATCTTAAAGGTGATTTCatgaaataattaagttaaaatccaGATACACTTGGTTTTTAGATAACAATTTAAGTTCACAAGGTTACTTGTTTTTACAAAGAAAGTGGTAACCTAAAGACAGAGGAGAGAAATGTTAATACATAAATTCAAACCCAAATTTACTAAATGTAACCGCATAAAGGTAGCTATAAGAATTGAGTTACATTCAAGGTTGACATTGTTTCTAGATACCAATTTAAGTCCACATAAGCTGCTTCTTTTAGTACAAAGATCGTTGCAACTTAGATATAGGGGAAGGGTCTATTAAACATCACTTTTTAAAGGTGACTACATAAGTTAACAAAAATAAACTCTATGTTGACTGTGTTTTTAGATAACAGTTAGGGTCACCTGAGCTCACCTTATGCTTGACTTAGACATTGTAAGCcactattttccttttttttcttttgctcaAACAATTTTGATTGAAGATAATAACAAAGGTTTTGCTAAGATGGTTTTGGAGCATGATGCCTGAAAAAATAATGTATAGAATTAGAAGGTAAAAGCCATATCTTCAATCTTACTTTGTTTTATGATTTTGGCTCTATCAACCGTAGATATTTATCATAATTGATTATGACAGACGTGATACAAAATGTGTCTGTCGGTGCAATTTAACAAAGAGGCTATTTGTTTGCAGATTGTTCCTTGAATTTCACTTCATACCCTTACCTACCAAGTGGTAACTGCATTGGTGAAAATGGGAAAGTCATCTTATGGGGCAGTATATCTTCAAATCTTTGCTGTCGAAATGCCCTCAATGCCTTGTTTCAAGTTCTTGCAGTTCGAGCTAATCAAATACCAGACAGTATCATCTTCATTGGACAAGATTCATGGAACCAATGCAATTCTCCATTTCCATCACAACCATTAGTTTCCCTACACTCTTGTGGATTTGACAATTTTTACTCTGGCAGTTCCAAATGTTCAAACCTATCCCTGTCACAAATTCAGGGCAGTCCACCTTACTTGGAAGCAGTAAAGTTATGTTCTGACTTAAGTTCTTCATTTGACAACACCTGCAAGAACTGCACTGATGCCATAGCAAAGGTAGCTGAATCTCTGTTGGCACTAGTTCAAAGGCAAAAGGATCATACTGAAAGAACATTATGTAGTTTAGCTGCAGTTCTTTCGGTTGGTGCTGCAAATGTTACTGATAGCTCTTTTGGTCCAAATTTGTTTAGCTGTATGTCTTCTTTAGATGATTTTGGTAAGGACCATAACTTGTTTAGAATCCTTTTTTTGCCTTACATTCAAGTCTATGTTCCAAGGACTCGCTAAATACCTGAAAAAACTCAAAAACATACTCGTATCTGATACTTACAACCGAGTCTGAGTAACGTAGGTGTTCAAGTTCCCTAACCCTGACTTTGAGCTTTTCTTTGCCTAACAGATCCAGGCTATATCAAACTCAAAAGTAAGTTGATTTTCTTATCTCATCTCTTGCATCTGTTTGATTCTGTTCAAGTCAGGGATTTAAACTATGGTTGCGGTTTAATCTTGGTGAATATTTTATAAAATGCTCACTGAAGTAATTTTATAGGGAACCTAGCAAAAGCACTTGTTGCAGTCTTTGTAGCAGCCATGGTGCTGATTTTGATCCTAGTCTTGGTAAAATTTGTGACCCTAAAGAAAAGCAAGATCCAAAAAAGGCTTCCAAAACCACTGCTACCAAAGGACATCAATAACTGGTCTTGCCTCTACATCTTCTCAAAGGCTGAGATTGAGAAAGCTATAAGCATTAACAATAGAAAGAAGAGTTTAGGCCGAGGGAGTGCCGGCGAAGTTTTCGAAGGCAGGTTGCCTAGTGGACAAGTTGTGGCGATCAAGCGGATAAAGAAAGGCAACTCTTTGGATTCTTTCACTAGGGAAGTTGCCGGTCTATCCCGGATTCGGCATCCGAACCTTGTGTCTTTGCTTGGTTGCTGTATCGAAGGCGATGAGCAGTATTTGGTCTTGGAATATTGTCATTCAGGGAATCTTGCTGACCATATCCTACGTAAAGTTTTCTTGCAACCATTACATGTTTGTTCTTTCTATCTGTAATTTGCTAATTTTCTATCCCAAATTGCAGTTTTCGTGCTTTAAGAAGGGCAGTGGCATTACAGATGCTGGGTTCGGGTCTCAGATCTTTTGAATGTCGCCGTTTAAGAGTGGAAATTTATAAACTGACCGAACTATGTTTCGTTTTCAGGGAAAGACACTGTCTTGACATGGGAAAAAAGAGTTAAGATCCTAAGAGATTGTGCACTCGGGCTGAGGTATCTCCACAATTACATTGATGGATGCATTGTGCATAGAGATATTAAGGTAACACAGATTATAACCTACTAATCTGTCTCTACGAACTATGCTGCTCCGACTTTTCATTTTCAGACACATATTCAGACATGAGTATGTATGATTCTGACATCCGAGTAACATAGTATATGATAATTGTTCCTGATACTGAATGCTTGTCTTATAGCTCACAAACATCCTCTTGACTGAAGATTTGGAGCCTAAACTCTCAGATTTCGGGCTGGCAAAGATGCTAGGAATGGAGGAAAGCAAAGTTTTCACTGATGTTAGAGGAACAATAGGTTATATGGATCCAGAATATATGAGCAATGCTAAGCTAACCTGTGCCAGTGATATCTACAGCTTTGGCATTGTAGCCTTGCAACTTCTTTCAGGACAGAAAGTTTTCGAGTTGGATCTCGATGCCAGTGAACAACTTACACGCAAAGTACATATTTTGAGTCTTTTAGCTGTCAATATTCACTGCAATTGATTGCCAGCAATAAGTTTCATTTAAATCCGAATACTTGATGTAGGCAAAGGATGTGAGCATGGGAAATCGTCCATCAACAGATTTCGAAGATCCGAGGCTTCATGGGAATCTCAATAGGAAAGATTTCGAAGCCATTTTACAAATTGCAGTACTTTGTGTTGCCAAATCGAGTAGGGGCCGACCACCtattgatgttgtttttgatgagtTAGAGAAGGCTTGGAAAAACACAGTGGCTGACATGGTTTAATTACCTTCAATCCCTTTCATTGTTTACATCTTATATATAGTTCAGAGCTGAATCACGTATTAATTCGTTGA
Above is a genomic segment from Gossypium arboreum isolate Shixiya-1 chromosome 8, ASM2569848v2, whole genome shotgun sequence containing:
- the LOC108467816 gene encoding probable leucine-rich repeat receptor-like protein kinase At5g49770, whose protein sequence is MENFSAFFPPSFIYCNYIFLPWCINLYRVYHSRKKEEMKTLYTWPKLATLCCIYCFFFIAFAFAAPSPDVADCSLNFTSYPYLPSGNCIGENGKVILWGSISSNLCCRNALNALFQVLAVRANQIPDSIIFIGQDSWNQCNSPFPSQPLVSLHSCGFDNFYSGSSKCSNLSLSQIQGSPPYLEAVKLCSDLSSSFDNTCKNCTDAIAKVAESLLALVQRQKDHTERTLCSLAAVLSVGAANVTDSSFGPNLFSCMSSLDDFDPGYIKLKRNLAKALVAVFVAAMVLILILVLVKFVTLKKSKIQKRLPKPLLPKDINNWSCLYIFSKAEIEKAISINNRKKSLGRGSAGEVFEGRLPSGQVVAIKRIKKGNSLDSFTREVAGLSRIRHPNLVSLLGCCIEGDEQYLVLEYCHSGNLADHILRKDTVLTWEKRVKILRDCALGLRYLHNYIDGCIVHRDIKLTNILLTEDLEPKLSDFGLAKMLGMEESKVFTDVRGTIGYMDPEYMSNAKLTCASDIYSFGIVALQLLSGQKVFELDLDASEQLTRKAKDVSMGNRPSTDFEDPRLHGNLNRKDFEAILQIAVLCVAKSSRGRPPIDVVFDELEKAWKNTVADMKMRKEIGPSATPQARSMEVTSL